Proteins co-encoded in one Amphritea atlantica genomic window:
- a CDS encoding DedA family protein gives MITDYLLLFGSAFLAATILPFYSEVLLFALLRQGGDPFILVLVATLGNTLGAVVNWILGRWLLQFKDRKWFYFNDNQINKAQRWFQRYGVWSLLLAWLPVGGDALTLIAGIMRVRLTLFLILVGIGKSLRYITVAYVAGWFPV, from the coding sequence ATGATCACCGACTACCTGCTGCTGTTCGGCTCGGCCTTTCTGGCGGCGACGATACTGCCGTTCTATTCTGAGGTACTGCTGTTCGCCCTGCTCCGCCAGGGCGGCGACCCTTTCATACTGGTGCTGGTGGCGACACTGGGTAACACCCTGGGGGCCGTAGTGAACTGGATATTGGGCCGCTGGCTGCTGCAATTCAAAGACCGGAAATGGTTTTACTTCAACGATAACCAGATCAACAAAGCCCAGCGCTGGTTTCAGCGCTACGGAGTCTGGAGCCTGCTACTGGCCTGGTTACCGGTGGGAGGCGACGCACTGACACTGATTGCCGGCATCATGCGCGTGCGGTTAACACTGTTTCTGATACTGGTAGGCATAGGAAAATCGCTGCGCTACATCACCGTCGCGTATGTGGCCGGCTGGTTTCCGGTCTAG
- the pyrE gene encoding orotate phosphoribosyltransferase, with the protein MQDYQREFIEFAIDKEVLRFGEFTLKSGRTSPYFFNAGLFNSGAALARLGKCYAAAIQQSGIEYDVILGPAYKGIPLAAATCVALATEFGEDVPYVFNRKEAKAHGEGGNLVGAPLEGRVLIIDDVITAGTAIREVMDIIDKAGATPAGTVIALNRQEKGKGELSAIQEVERDYNMPVASIVSLNDLLEYLGEKGGMDAQIEAIQAYRAQYGI; encoded by the coding sequence ATGCAGGATTATCAGAGAGAGTTTATCGAGTTCGCTATTGATAAAGAGGTGTTGCGATTCGGCGAGTTCACCCTGAAATCGGGCCGTACCAGCCCCTATTTCTTCAATGCAGGCCTGTTTAACAGCGGTGCCGCGCTGGCCCGTCTGGGGAAGTGTTATGCCGCCGCCATTCAGCAGTCCGGGATCGAGTATGATGTGATTCTGGGGCCTGCCTACAAAGGGATCCCGCTTGCCGCTGCAACCTGTGTGGCGCTGGCGACCGAATTTGGCGAGGATGTTCCCTATGTGTTTAACCGCAAAGAAGCGAAAGCCCATGGCGAAGGGGGCAATCTGGTCGGTGCGCCGCTGGAAGGTCGTGTACTGATTATTGATGATGTAATCACCGCCGGCACGGCGATCCGTGAAGTGATGGACATCATCGATAAGGCGGGTGCGACACCGGCAGGCACGGTGATTGCGCTGAACCGTCAGGAGAAGGGCAAAGGCGAGTTGTCGGCGATTCAGGAAGTCGAGCGCGACTACAATATGCCGGTTGCCAGCATCGTGTCACTCAATGATCTGCTGGAATATCTGGGTGAAAAGGGCGGCATGGATGCTCAGATCGAAGCGATTCAGGCGTATCGCGCACAATATGGTATCTGA